The following DNA comes from Hymenobacter sp. J193.
AGCCCTCCGAGGCGGAGGCCCCCGAGCGGGAGCAGCAGCTGCGCCAGCTGGAGCAGTTCATCGACGAGTTGCGCGAGCTGGACAAGGCGCTGATGCTGCTGTACCTGGAAAGCAAGAGCCACGCCGATATTGCCGACATCCTGGGCATTTCGGTGAGCAACGTGGCCACCAAAGTGAGCCGAATCAAAGAGCACCTGCGCCAACGCTTCGCGCGCCAACCCGCCTGACGACCATGCAAAACGACGATTTTCAACACCTCTGGCAGCAAACTCAGGCCGCTGCCGATGCTCCGCTGCCCGCCCTGCCCCCGTCGGCAGCGGTCCTGCCGCCCCTGGCCCGCGTGCTGGGGCCGCTGCGACCGGCCAAGCTGGTGGGCGTGCTGCTGGGCCTGGTCTGGGTGGCCGCCGTTGACCTGCTGCTCTACCGCGTCTGGGCAGTCGCCAGCCCATTTTTCCTGACATCAGCCGCCGTGCAGGTGCTGCTGACCAAGCTGATGGTGGGCCTCTATCTGTACCAGCTGGTGCTGGTGCAGTGCGTCGACGCGGGGCAGTCGGTGGTGACGGCGCAGCGGCGGGTGGCCCGACTGCAAGCCTCCACGCTGTGGGTGGTGCGCCTGGGCTTTCTGCAGCTGCCCGCCTGGACGACGTTCTTCTGGACCGAGGGGCTGCTACGGGCGGCTGCCCCCTGGCAACTGGCGCTGCTGCTGGGCACCACGCTGCTGTTCACCCTGGCCGCCGGCTGGCTGTTCGTCAACGTGCGCTACCAAAACCGTCACCGGCGCTGGTTCCGGCTGCTGTTCCGTGGCCCTGAGTGGGACCCACTCGTACGAGCCATGCACCTGCTCGAACAAACCGAAGATTACCCAGCGGCCCCTTCGGCCAACCCCAGCCGCCAGGGCTGACGGGCAGGGAGCGCCCCGGAGCTGACATCGGAGGTCGGCGCGTTGGGACCGGGTAGTGCCCGTTGCCGCCGGATACGGGGTCGCACAATAATAGTAGGAACGGAAAACAACGTTAGGGAAATTCAACCAGCTGTTCCTGCCAGTTGGCCAGGTTGCGGAGCGGCCGCAGCTCACCGGCTGCCACGCGTTCGGGCAGGGTAAAATCGTAGCGACCCAGCATGTTGATGTGCTCGTGCAGCAAGGGCGAGAGCCGGGCCACGTCGCCCGGTTCTGGGGCTCCTTCCGTGGCCTGGTGCTCTTCCAGGGCTTGTTGCAGGTACCGGGCGTTCCACAGCACCAGGGCGTTGACGACCAGACCCAGGGCGCCCAGCTGGTCTTCCATGCCCTCGCGGTAGCGCTGGCGCAGTTCGCCCTTCTTGCCGTGGAAGACGGCCCGGGCTACGGCGTGCCGCCCCTCGCCCCGGTTGAGCTGCACCAGGATGCGCCGGCGGTAGGCCTCGTCCTGCACGTACGCCAGCAGGTACAGCGTTTTCTCCACCCGACCCAGCTCCGCGACGGCCCGTCCGAGGCCCGAGAGGGCACCCGCCCGTTGCAGCGTGCGCATGACGGCGGTGGCTTTGACCTTGCCGAGTTTGAGCGAGCCGGCCAAGCGGAGCATGTCGTCCCAGTGGTCGTGAATCAGCCGGGCGTTGACGAGGTGGCGACCCAACTCGTTGAGGGGACCGTAGTCGTCCTCCTTTTCCAACCGCCAGAAGCGCTGGTCGGCCAGGTCCGCCAGGCGGGGGCTAAAGCGGTAGCCCAGTAGGGCAAACAAGCCGAACACCACTTCGCTAAAGCCGTGCGTGTCGGTCATGATTTCGCGCGGGTCCAGGCTGGTTTGCTGTTCCAGGAGCCCGGCCAGCAGGAACAGGGAGTCGCGCAGGGTGCCGGGAATCACGATGCCGTGAAAGCCGGAGAACTGGTCGCTGGTGAAGTTGTAGTAGGTGATGCCGCGCTCGGCCGCGTAGTATTTGCGGTTCCAGCCCGCGTGAATCGTGCGCACGGGTACCACGAAACGCATGCCGTCGGCCGAGGCGACCTCCCCGCCGCCCCAGGCCTGGGCCAGGGGCAACTGCGCCTGGGCGTCGACCAGCCGGGCGTTGGCGGCCGTAAGCGTTTCCACCCGCAGGTAGTTGTGCTGCACCCAAACCAAGTGTGGCAGCGTTAGGGCCGGCACCTCGGGCCGGGCGACGCTTTTCAGGCCGATGTTGCAGGCCTGCGCCAGCAGGACCGCGCAGAGGCTGAGCGGCAGGTCGGCGGCGGCCGGCTGGCCGTCGGCTAGGTGCGTGAAGGCCCCGGTAAAGTCGGTAAAGGCCGCCACTTCCAGCAGCAGGGCCGCCAGCTCGACGGGGGGCAGGCGGGCACTCAGTTGCTGGCGCAGGCGCGCCAGGCCAGCCGATTCGGCTTGCGCGGCCAGGGGGGTGAGCACGATGTAGGGCTGCCCGTCTTCTTCCAGCACTTGCAAGGCGGTGTTATCGACCAGGTTCGCACCCACTTCTTGGTAAGCGGCGCGCACCTGCTGGCGAAGGCGGTTCAGTTCCACGGCCGGGTCGGTGGAGCGGTCCAGGGCGCGGGCCACGGCCTCGCGGGCGGCTTCCCAAGCCTCGCCGCGCAGCAATTCGGCCCGCGGGTCCCCATACCGCTCACTGGTGGGCGCAAACACCTCGCGACGGCGCAAGGCTTGGTGCAGTCGGTCGAGCACGCACAGGGTGTAGGCGTGCGGATTCACCTCGCCTTTGGCCGGAAACACCCGCCGCGCCCAACTTTTAGGCACCACCGCCCGCGGGGCCATCGCCCACTTGGGCCGGCTCCGGCCGCCGGCTTCCTGGGCTTGCAGAAAGTACCAGGCCGCGAGCAGGGGCTGGGCCGAGGGCGTTCCCTCCAAGGAAATGCCCGCCAGCAGCGCCGGCAGAAAGCGCCGGACCGAGGCGTAGCTGCCGCTGAGCACTTGCAGGGCGGGGTCCTCGTCGCTGGCCAGGTGTTGCACGACCTCGGCGGCGGCCCTCAATTGGGCTTCGCCCACCGTATCGAGCACCTGCTGGCGCAGGGACGCGGCCGGCACCCCGTCGTCGAGCAGCAGCTGCACGGCCTGCTGCAAGACCAGCGCTGCCGCGTCCAGGTCTTTGAGCGTGCGCAGCCGCTCGCGGCGGCGGCGGGTCTCCCCGCGCAGGGCCAGCGTGGTCATCAAGTTGTCGAACAGGTCGAGCACGTCGTCGGTGGCCGTGCGCTCCAGCGTTTGCACAAACACGAGCAGCGTGGCGTGGCGGCGCTCCTCGCCCAGGCGTCCCAGCGGCTGGGCCCAAGCCAGTTGGGCGTGCCGAGCCAGGCGCGCCAACCGCGCTTCCGGCAAATCTTGCACCGGCACCGTGCTTACGCCCACCGCCCGAATTTGGTCCAGGCGCCGCAGAGCGGCCACCAGGGCTGGGGCCGATACGCGGGTAGGCGGAGTGCGCAGCACCTCCAACGGGGTCAGCCGCTCCCCGGGCGAGGCGACCAGCAGTGCATCCAACTGGTCGCGCTGCGCGCCGCTGAGGCGCGCCTGCAGCTGGCGGTAGAGCGACCGGCCCGTGCGTTCCCGCACCCGCGCAATGAGCCGAGCCAGCAGCGAGACGCCCGGTAACACTATGCGCTGGGCCACCAGGTGCGCGGTCGCCAGGTCAAACAGCACGCCGGGCCGCAGGGTGCTCGTGCTCACCTGGGCGTAGAGCCAGCGGGTCAAGCCGAAGGCCGGCCGGCCCTCGAAGACCCGGTAGTCCAGGTAGGCCACCAGCTGCGCCTGGTGGTCATAAATCGTGTTGGGCCGCGTGTAGCGGGTGTGCCAGTCGTCGCTAGGCACCTGCAACTGCTCGGCCAGCGTACGCACGACCACGGCCGGCACCTGGGTGGGTGCCGGCAGAAAGGTGCCCAGAAACCGCAGCGTGCAGAGCTGCACGGCGCAGCCGAGCCGGGTATGTGGCAGGCGGTAAGGGGCCAGAAACTGGACATCCGCTGGACTCAGGTAAAAGAAGCGGGCGAGCTGCTCTGGGCTGGGCTCGGAGTGGTAGCGCCCGTAGCGGGCAGCTTGCTCGTCGCTGAGAAATTCGACCGGCATCGGCTAGGGCTGCGTGACGCCTAGGTTACCGGTCGGTACGCCCAAGTGGGCGAGGTAACGGTAAATCGTGGCCCGACCTACGCTCAGCAGCAGGCCGATTTCGGCCACGGTTTTGTCTTGCTGCAGGTAGAGCGTCTTGGCGGCCTGGGCCTTGGAGAGTGCTTCTTTCGACAAGCCTTTGGGCCGCCCGCCCTGCCGGCCCCGCGCCCGCGCTGCCGTGAGCCCGGCCTTGGTGCGCTCGCGGATAATGTCGCGCTCAAACTCGGCCAGCGAGGCG
Coding sequences within:
- a CDS encoding recombinase family protein yields the protein MFNLFASLAEFERDIIRERTKAGLTAARARGRQGGRPKGLSKEALSKAQAAKTLYLQQDKTVAEIGLLLSVGRATIYRYLAHLGVPTGNLGVTQP
- a CDS encoding Tn3 family transposase; this translates as MPVEFLSDEQAARYGRYHSEPSPEQLARFFYLSPADVQFLAPYRLPHTRLGCAVQLCTLRFLGTFLPAPTQVPAVVVRTLAEQLQVPSDDWHTRYTRPNTIYDHQAQLVAYLDYRVFEGRPAFGLTRWLYAQVSTSTLRPGVLFDLATAHLVAQRIVLPGVSLLARLIARVRERTGRSLYRQLQARLSGAQRDQLDALLVASPGERLTPLEVLRTPPTRVSAPALVAALRRLDQIRAVGVSTVPVQDLPEARLARLARHAQLAWAQPLGRLGEERRHATLLVFVQTLERTATDDVLDLFDNLMTTLALRGETRRRRERLRTLKDLDAAALVLQQAVQLLLDDGVPAASLRQQVLDTVGEAQLRAAAEVVQHLASDEDPALQVLSGSYASVRRFLPALLAGISLEGTPSAQPLLAAWYFLQAQEAGGRSRPKWAMAPRAVVPKSWARRVFPAKGEVNPHAYTLCVLDRLHQALRRREVFAPTSERYGDPRAELLRGEAWEAAREAVARALDRSTDPAVELNRLRQQVRAAYQEVGANLVDNTALQVLEEDGQPYIVLTPLAAQAESAGLARLRQQLSARLPPVELAALLLEVAAFTDFTGAFTHLADGQPAAADLPLSLCAVLLAQACNIGLKSVARPEVPALTLPHLVWVQHNYLRVETLTAANARLVDAQAQLPLAQAWGGGEVASADGMRFVVPVRTIHAGWNRKYYAAERGITYYNFTSDQFSGFHGIVIPGTLRDSLFLLAGLLEQQTSLDPREIMTDTHGFSEVVFGLFALLGYRFSPRLADLADQRFWRLEKEDDYGPLNELGRHLVNARLIHDHWDDMLRLAGSLKLGKVKATAVMRTLQRAGALSGLGRAVAELGRVEKTLYLLAYVQDEAYRRRILVQLNRGEGRHAVARAVFHGKKGELRQRYREGMEDQLGALGLVVNALVLWNARYLQQALEEHQATEGAPEPGDVARLSPLLHEHINMLGRYDFTLPERVAAGELRPLRNLANWQEQLVEFP